The following are encoded together in the Vidua macroura isolate BioBank_ID:100142 chromosome 6, ASM2450914v1, whole genome shotgun sequence genome:
- the RPS6KL1 gene encoding ribosomal protein S6 kinase-like 1 has translation MSRAMSRAEAEPCSRALAQARVYLGQLRGRVVPAGPEGGGRRDYLVEAARQLRLALERDVSEDYEEAFNHYQNGVDVLLRGVQVDPNKERREAVKRKITQYLRRAEEIFNCHLQRAAGGGNTTATGYSSLRFRPIRTLSSAVENLRRCKVVGVIDKVQIVQDPATGETFILKSLPKSHVETRERQTIIPHGVPFMVKLLCYYVSEDSIFLHLEHVQGGTLWSHLRSKYCVQQDCADSNTTQTLQDHSTEDGVGNSQGGSQVSILPVWMGSGLPGSVNYQVLGNTDASLPQEQSPGPTDSGSGNHCQLLLAPAGGSGAAAGGQDLSVTQTVSGVVDHFPAALAKCPGHLASQGLVVYPWNDLTSGTGCISERTASQQGPRLPQGLVPPPKTVRGGQPGTGQLPAQKVSEASQAEPLLALGERQLPAGGVALSSSGKPSVPDPAVWEPSWGASLACGWLSKQPPSGQCRALASHGHNRRAWAVKEEQVQLWAAEILLALEGLHQQGILCRDLNPRNLLLDAAGHVRLTFFGQWTQVEPQYCSQAREELYSAPEVGGIMEPTEAADCWSFGSLLYELLTGMPLSQNHPSGIQPHTQLHLPEGLSLAATSLLTELLQYNPKRRLGSGGGGITKLKSHSFFSTVPWNKLVG, from the exons aTGAGCCGGGCCATGAGCCGGGCGGAGGCCGAGCCCTGCTCCCGGGCTCTGGCGCAGGCCCGCGTCTACCTGGGGCAGCTGCGGGGCCGCGTCGTCCCGGCGGGGCCCGAGGGCGGCGGGCGCCGGGACTACCTGGTGGAGGCGGCGCGGCAGCTGCGGCTGGCGCTGGAGCGGGACGTCAGCGAGGACTACGAGGAGGCCTTCAACCACTACCAGAACGGCGTGGACGTGCTGCTCCGCGGCGTGCAGG TTGACCCCAACAAGGAGCGTCGGGAGGCCGTGAAGCGGAAGATCACCCAGTACCTGCGGCGAGCCGAGGAAATCTTCAATTGCCACCTGCAGCGGGCGGCGGGGGGTGGCAACACCACTGCCACG GGCTACAGCAGCCTGCGCTTCCGGCCGATCAGGACACTGAGCTCAGCAGTGGAGAACCTGAGACGGTGTAAGGTTGTGGGAGTGATTGATAAG GTGCAGATTGTCCAGGATCCAGCCACTGGTGAGACCTTTATACTCAAG AGCCTCCCCAAATCCCACGTTGAGACCCGTGAGCGACAGACCATCATCCCTCATGGGGTCCCCTTCATGGTCAAGCTGTTGTGCTACTATGTGAGTGAGGACTCCATCTTCCTCCATCTGGAGCATGTGCAGG gGGGGACACTGTGGTCTCACCTCCGCTCCAAGTACTGTGTCCAGCAGGACTGTGCCGATTCAAACACCACTCAAACCCTCCAGGACCACAGCACAGAGGATGGTGTGGGAAACTCCCAGGGTGGCAGCCAAGTATCCATCCTCCCTGTTTGGATGGGCAGTGGCCTCCCAGGCTCTGTGAACTACCAAGTATTGGGAAACACTGATGCCTCACTCCCTCAGGAGCAGTCCCCTGGCCCTACAGACTCTGGCTCAGGGAACCACTGCCAGCTtctcctggctcctgctggtggcagtggggctgcagctggaggacaGGATCTGAGTGTGACACAGACTGTGTCTGGTGTTGTGGACCATTTTCCAGCAGCATTAGCCAAATGCCCTGGCCACCTTGCCAGCCAGGGCCTGGTTGTCTACCCATGGAATGATCTAACCAGCGGCACGGGCTGCATATCTGAGAGAACAGCCTCCCAACAAGGCCCCAGGCTTCCCCAGGGGCTTGTCCCTCCACCAAAGACTGTGAGAGGGGGCcagccagggacaggacaaTTGCCAGCTCAGAAAGTGTCTGAGGcctcccaggctgagcccctccTGGCCCTGGGTGAGAGGCAGCTTCCTGCAGGAGGAGTTGCCCTGTCCAGCTCTGGCAAACCCAGTGTGCCTGACCCAGCCGTGTGGGAGCCCTCTTGGGGAGCAAGCCTGGCCTGTGGCTGGCTCAGCAAACAGCCACCATCAGGACAATGCAGGGCTTTGGCTTCCCATGGGCACAACCGGAGAGCATGGGCTGTAAAGGAAGAGCAGGtgcagctgtgggcagcagaAATCCTCCTGGCCTTAGAGGGACTTCACCAACAGGGTATATTGTGCCGGGACCTCAACCCCAGGAACCTGCTGCTTGATGCAGCTG gtcaTGTCCGTCTCACCTTCTTTGGCCAGTGGACACAGGTGGAGCCCCAGTACTGCAGCCAGGCACGGGAAGAGCTGTACAGTGCTCCAG AAGTGGGGGGGATCATGGAGCCCACTGAAGCAGCTGACTGCTGGAGCTTTGGCTCTCTCTTGTATGAGTTGCTGACAGGAATG ccactCTCCCAAAACCATCCATCAGGGATTCAGCCTCACACCCAGCTACATCTGCCAGAGGGTCTCAGCCTGGCTGCTACATCGCTGCTCACTGAG ctcctgcagtacAATCCAAAACGACGCTTGGGCTCTGGAGGAGGAGGCATAACAAAGCTGAAGTCTCACTCCTTCTTCAGCACAGTCCCGTGGAACAAGCTGGTGGGTTAG
- the DLST gene encoding dihydrolipoyllysine-residue succinyltransferase component of 2-oxoglutarate dehydrogenase complex, mitochondrial isoform X1, which yields MVPLWRSRCLGRALGRSLRALRQGNCTLARCPLSGVSGSQGLAYTNSRKLVVNSSSVFTVRYFRTTAVHRDDVVTVNTPAFAESVTEGDVRWEKAVGDTVAEDEVVCEIETDKTSVQVPAPAAGVIEALLVPDGGKVEGGTPLFKLRKTGAAPAKAKPAAAPPPPAAPEPVAAPAPPPAAAPIPTTMPPVPPVSTQPIDSKPVSAVKPAAAPAAAPPGEAVPTKGARSEHRVKMNRMRQRIAQRLKEAQNTCAMLTTFNEIDMSNIREMRAVHKDTFLKKHNLKLGFMSAFVKAAAFALQDQPVVNAVIDDTTKEIVYRDYVDISVAVATPRGLVVPVVRNVENMNFADIERAIYELGEKARKNELAIEDMDGGTFTISNGGVFGSLFGTPIINPPQSAILGMHAIFDRPVAVGGKIEVRPMMYVALTYDHRLIDGREAVTFLRKIKAAVEDPRVLLLDL from the exons atGGTGCCGCTGTGGCGGTCCCGCTGCCTCGGCCGCGCGCTGGGCCGCTCGCTGCGCGCCCTCCGACAG gGGAACTGTACTCTGGCAAGATGCCCTCTGTCTG GTGTGTCTGGGAGCCAAGGACTGGCTTACACAAACAGCAGGAAGCTTGT AGTAAATAGCTCCAGTGTCTTCACTGTCCGCTACTTCAGAACCACTGCGGTACATA GGGATGACGTGGTTACGGTGAACACACCAGCCTTTGCAGAGTCAGTCACAGAAGGAGATGTCAGGTGGGAGAAAG CTGTTGGAGACACAGTGGCGGAAGATGAAGTGGTGTGTGAGATTGAAACAGACAAG acatcAGTACAAgttccagccccagcagctggtgTGATCGAAGCCCTTCTGGTACCCGATGGTGGCAAAGTGGAAGGGGGGACACCTCTGTTCAAACTCAGGAAAACTGGAG ctgctcctgccaaggctaaaccagcagcagcccctcctcctcctgcagcccctgaacCTGTAGCTGCGCCTGCTCCTccccctgctgcagcaccaaTTCCCACTACAATGCCACCAGTGCCGCCTGTGTCAACTCAGCCCATCGACAGCAAACCAG TGTCTGCTGTGAAGCcggctgcagccccagcggcagcccctcctggggaGGCAGTGCCCACCAAAGGTGCCAGATCAGAGCATAGG GTGAAAATGAATAGGATGCGTCAGCGTATTGCTCAGCGGCTGAAAGAGGCTCAGAATACTTGTGCCATGCTGACCACTTTCAATGAGATTGATATGAG CAACATCCGGGAGATGAGAGCTGTACACAAGGATACCTTTCTGAAAAAGCACAACTTGAAGCTTGGTTTCATGTCAGCTTTTGTGAAAGCTGCAGCCTTTGCTCTGCAGGACCAGCCTGTTGTGAATGCAG TGATTGATGACACGACCAAAGAGATTGTGTACAGGGACTATGTGGACATCAGTGTTGCTGTAGCAACTCCCCGG GGTCTGGTGGTCCCTGTGGTTAGGAATGTAGAAAACATGAACTTTGCTGACATAGAGCGTGCTATCTACGAGTTGGGGGAGAAG GCACGGAAGAATGAACTGGCCATTGAAGACATGGATGGCGGCACTTTCACAATCAGCaatggtggggtttttgggtcACTCTTTGGAACACCTATCATTAACCCACCCCAGTCTGCCATCTTAGGCATGCATGCCATCTTTGACAGGCCTGTGGCTGTGGGAGGCAAG ATCGAGGTGCGGCCTATGATGTACGTGGCGCTGACCTACGATCACCGGCTCATCGACGGCAGAGAGGCCGTGACCTTCCTGCGCAAGATCAAGGCAGCGGTGGAGGATCCCCGCGTGCTGCTGCTCGACCTGTAG
- the DLST gene encoding dihydrolipoyllysine-residue succinyltransferase component of 2-oxoglutarate dehydrogenase complex, mitochondrial isoform X2 gives MPADWSMRMGNCTLARCPLSGVSGSQGLAYTNSRKLVVNSSSVFTVRYFRTTAVHRDDVVTVNTPAFAESVTEGDVRWEKAVGDTVAEDEVVCEIETDKTSVQVPAPAAGVIEALLVPDGGKVEGGTPLFKLRKTGAAPAKAKPAAAPPPPAAPEPVAAPAPPPAAAPIPTTMPPVPPVSTQPIDSKPVSAVKPAAAPAAAPPGEAVPTKGARSEHRVKMNRMRQRIAQRLKEAQNTCAMLTTFNEIDMSNIREMRAVHKDTFLKKHNLKLGFMSAFVKAAAFALQDQPVVNAVIDDTTKEIVYRDYVDISVAVATPRGLVVPVVRNVENMNFADIERAIYELGEKARKNELAIEDMDGGTFTISNGGVFGSLFGTPIINPPQSAILGMHAIFDRPVAVGGKIEVRPMMYVALTYDHRLIDGREAVTFLRKIKAAVEDPRVLLLDL, from the exons ATGCCTGCAGACTGGAGCATGAGAATG gGGAACTGTACTCTGGCAAGATGCCCTCTGTCTG GTGTGTCTGGGAGCCAAGGACTGGCTTACACAAACAGCAGGAAGCTTGT AGTAAATAGCTCCAGTGTCTTCACTGTCCGCTACTTCAGAACCACTGCGGTACATA GGGATGACGTGGTTACGGTGAACACACCAGCCTTTGCAGAGTCAGTCACAGAAGGAGATGTCAGGTGGGAGAAAG CTGTTGGAGACACAGTGGCGGAAGATGAAGTGGTGTGTGAGATTGAAACAGACAAG acatcAGTACAAgttccagccccagcagctggtgTGATCGAAGCCCTTCTGGTACCCGATGGTGGCAAAGTGGAAGGGGGGACACCTCTGTTCAAACTCAGGAAAACTGGAG ctgctcctgccaaggctaaaccagcagcagcccctcctcctcctgcagcccctgaacCTGTAGCTGCGCCTGCTCCTccccctgctgcagcaccaaTTCCCACTACAATGCCACCAGTGCCGCCTGTGTCAACTCAGCCCATCGACAGCAAACCAG TGTCTGCTGTGAAGCcggctgcagccccagcggcagcccctcctggggaGGCAGTGCCCACCAAAGGTGCCAGATCAGAGCATAGG GTGAAAATGAATAGGATGCGTCAGCGTATTGCTCAGCGGCTGAAAGAGGCTCAGAATACTTGTGCCATGCTGACCACTTTCAATGAGATTGATATGAG CAACATCCGGGAGATGAGAGCTGTACACAAGGATACCTTTCTGAAAAAGCACAACTTGAAGCTTGGTTTCATGTCAGCTTTTGTGAAAGCTGCAGCCTTTGCTCTGCAGGACCAGCCTGTTGTGAATGCAG TGATTGATGACACGACCAAAGAGATTGTGTACAGGGACTATGTGGACATCAGTGTTGCTGTAGCAACTCCCCGG GGTCTGGTGGTCCCTGTGGTTAGGAATGTAGAAAACATGAACTTTGCTGACATAGAGCGTGCTATCTACGAGTTGGGGGAGAAG GCACGGAAGAATGAACTGGCCATTGAAGACATGGATGGCGGCACTTTCACAATCAGCaatggtggggtttttgggtcACTCTTTGGAACACCTATCATTAACCCACCCCAGTCTGCCATCTTAGGCATGCATGCCATCTTTGACAGGCCTGTGGCTGTGGGAGGCAAG ATCGAGGTGCGGCCTATGATGTACGTGGCGCTGACCTACGATCACCGGCTCATCGACGGCAGAGAGGCCGTGACCTTCCTGCGCAAGATCAAGGCAGCGGTGGAGGATCCCCGCGTGCTGCTGCTCGACCTGTAG
- the PROX2 gene encoding prospero homeobox protein 2, with translation MMDSRIGFEQDRDCATSGHGQGLKSEPCFQTDSHLPSPSASLIPQLLSHTMVGRNLDPTILFPSSQAVALPHDYKCGACPGEEAQALAFPRTRAPAPMPCAGDGDQLSNQHPREQLCDQHLRAKRARVESIIQGMSLPPTPRAFDTSLETAFRHERERGGEMPQESKRKPRVPQQGMGAAGRVAPTGGSSHAKGCQQLKEQLCFLEQQLRWLQEKFYQVCDTEDTAQMQEDSEKVQPLPGKPEDRLNKDSATSTSNPHKVPLRRSVLEVCGLEEAEDRGDTGGLPSAVRVLSQALKHELSAVTSQVVDSVLKTVWLKADSHIQKHHSLPMLGPDARREYSAGGKCRKPLAKPSPMNAPGSLGSPQAEVLPRALGKSLGSYAASFSSKGVRKSSRAPNMGYSLGSAIPVQHSQLLSQLLGYGQHSLWGSNSRESPSALERGCPEPLNLPWGTVKLRSSIVRQQQHHPLPLSPASTERLALLPAGRDGHGELPAANDGVPFASTHISFGGSWRQMQEALTPGHLKKAKLMFFFTRYPSSTLLKTYFLDVQFSRCITSQLIKWFSNFREFYYIQVEKFARQALLEGVVDACTLQVSRDSELFRALNMHYNKGNDFEVPGRFLEVASLTLQEFFSAVRAGKDADPSWKKPIYKIISKLDSDIPEGFKAAGCSQELLHS, from the exons ATGATGGACAGCAGGATTGGCTTTGAGCAGGATAGAGACTGTGCCACTTCAGGGCATGGCCAGGGGCTGAAATCGGAGCCCTGTTTCCAGACTGACTCTCACTTGCCTTCCCCCAGTGCATCCCTGATACCACAGCTCCTCAGCCACACAATGGTTGGCAGGAACCTGGATCCCAccattcttttcccttcctctcagGCAGTGGCCCTGCCTCATGACTACAAATGTGGTGCATGTCCCGGAGAAGAAGCTCAAGCCCTGGCTTTCCCCAGAACCCGTGCCCCAGCTCCCATGCCCTGTGCTGGTGATGGGGACCAGCTCTCTAACCAGCACCCAcgggagcagctctgtgaccAGCACTTACGAGCCAAGCGGGCCAGGGTGGAGAGCATCATCCAGGGCATGAGCCTCCCACCAACCCCGCGGGCATTTGACACGAGCCTGGAGACAGCCTTTAGGCATGAGAGGGAAAGGGGTGGTGAGATGCCCCAGGAGAGCAAGAGGAAGCCAAGGGTGCCCCAGCAGGGCATGGGGGCAGCTGGACGAGTGGCTCCCACAGGGGGCAGCTCCCATGCCaagggctgccagcagctgaaagagcagctctgctttttAGAGCAGCAGTTGAGGTGGCTTCAGGAGAAGTTCTACCAAGTCTGTGACACTGAGGATACTGCCCAAATGCAGGAAGATTCAGAGAAAGTGCAGCCACTGCCTGGAAAGCCTGAAGACAGACTGAACAAGGACAGTGCTACTTCCACCAGCAACCCACACAAAGTGCCTCTCAGGAGGAGTGTCCTGGAGGTGTGTGGactggaggaggctgaggacagaggtgacacaggtggTCTGCCCTCGGCAGTGAGGGTGCTCTCACAGGCACTGAAGCACGAGCTGTCTGCGGTGACATCCCAGGTAGTGGACTCTGTCCTGAAGACTGTCTGGCTGAAGGCAGACAGCCACATCCAGAAGCACCACAGCCTTCCGATGCTGGGGCCAGATGCCAGGAGAGAGTATTCTGCTGGTGGGAAATGCAGAAAACCACTTGCTAAGCCATCTCCCATGAATGCACCAGGCTCCCTGGGCTCACCCCAGGCTGAGGTCCTGCCAAGAGCTTTGGGGAAGAGCCTAGGCTCTTATGCTGCCTCCTTCAGTTCAAAGGGGGTCAGAAAATCCTCTCGGGCACCCAACATGGGTTATTCACTGGGCTCAGCCATCCctgtccagcacagccagctgctgAGCCAGCTGTTGGGCTACGGCCAGCACAGCCTCTGGGGCAGCAACTCTCGTGAGAGCCCATCTGCTCTGGAGAGGGGCTGTCCAGAGCCCCTCAACTTGCCCTGGGGAACCGTTAAACTGAGGTCATCGATTgtgagacagcagcagcaccatcccctgcccctgagccctgccagcacGGAGAGGCTGGCACTACTGCCAGCTGGCAGGGATGGCCATGGTGAGCTGCCAGCTGCAAATGACGGAGTGCCCTTTGCCTCGACCCATATATCCTTTGGGGGCAGCTGGAG GCAGATGCAGGAGGCGCTGACCCCTGGGCACCTGAAGAAGGCCAAGCTGATGTTTTTCTTCACCCGATACCCCAGCTCCACTCTGCTGAAGACCTACTTCCTTGATGTGCAG TTCAGCCGCTGCATCACCTCCCAGCTCATCAAGTGGTTCAGCAACTTCCGTGAGTTTTACTACATCCAGGTGGAGAAGTTTGCCCGGCAGGCCCTGCTGGAGGGTGTTGTGGATGCTTGCACTCTCCAGGTCTCCCGGGACTCAGAGCTCTTCCGTGCCCTCAACATGCACTACAACAAGGGGAATGACTTCGAG gtgccagggcGGTTCCTGGAGGTGGCCAGCCTGACACTGCAGGAGTTCTTCAGCGCCGTCAGGGCAGGCAAGGATGCTGATCCCTCCTGGAAGAAACCCATTTACAAAATCATTTCCAAACTGGACAGTGACATCCCAGAAGGGTTCAaagctgctggctgctcccaggaacTGCTCCACAGCTGA